A region of Candidatus Diapherotrites archaeon DNA encodes the following proteins:
- a CDS encoding N-acetylmuramoyl-L-alanine amidase, with protein MLSEKIGSFYAGVEDKWYGFLDALDAKGIPVYGYVDALENRGIPSLPFTIGVLLLVIALAFGLLFVGGRIDAKVNISIADDLKASLSGVKVTVFDNVSGDKLGESAVSGSGAIELKGIPVGTAIRIVGEKSGYKSAEASAAVTSASIPVRLSLEKNRNLVNAKIVLVDSGTQDRISGAQIVAEWDAAETTFQAIPDGNGSFVLNAVPENEELLVSISADGYEDLQQPMSFSGNEERSVPLSPRSVALQGTSKLIVSVFDDSTKELVKGAKVTVKDKEKDIVVSDTIAADGTAVLDVERGVSARIIVSKDGYLEYDSLLDGKALTIRKGEEQFEVQLKKGGEKLSVTAYSNSIPLPDVIVQVFDANGTTVLASKPTGFGGLSEFSGLEPGKKLVVTGFIENYLPVAEKVDLATAKEARLNLVPVSGQNASTLEAYIKDSDGVPANNATVSFYEILPDETVLPLGIPALTADVAGFASVRAPVNKTILVKAKRGIEEGDGRKTIEANKRNAVRITLQKSASVAELILVDADGLPLSGTISIISANGENVFDGNIENGKVLFDNRGKKDFSVQIKTPDGKTLAAKVSLDEQNSAEVRAGDEGVSGAAGIEPEIRFVRILNERNQPVQGIVPGKFYWLEFEAKWPGENFKSGIHFRAGPDNVKFVDAQDTGIYGYDATGAKAAFGSTYNATPSPGNEGVDRKNLSRPGQPGKWLELSFDKPADTAVIRVKVMLKPGSQAKETEFHYRAWAVGGPNYFRDPEDSVLGGDEFNRNRLGLYAETKTLGLLVFESDALCQGPVCLTYKFVADNGAQILPQDFKPAANRKFALEIGLLASEPASVTVKADTSKTDPKLFFTGSAKGTAENFPDTNGNETSIEVSGISVAGQESAKASVFFRTVAGGSASIKTQVIAGQAVVPQEFSFNIFEEKGLDVSVRPETILAGESFTVSVKDAQTLKSVENALVQLKDDRGRVVASVAGNSGIGSGRNGEFLFRGAFTAGAYTAEVSAEGYSPKSLAMAIGGLDSLQLTPQEITLSINKQTKEASAFIALRNLSRYGIENISYEMVPGPGFPQEIQLTASVPESLAQSQSSQASVSAKYSGPESASLFGEADIIVKGLAGGRQMTGAKGRIKVYYNKSLPSGCLRLDRESLQAYLLGTAGANKNLDLQVENRCGTDLELQAKVLAKKNDPALQVLAQPITLKKDETKTFTITLSNRVERFLPQKEERQFTVILESDSIAKSVPLKVVLWDSRFSIASNDTIVLFLSHDRQAQKATAAAQLHVENVSPFEIRALSFSVSPMEIGQNGITLDVMPKTAGLESLKPGQVLLPPRFVIAETGQDKSFDRPLRGQIIINGATEESATPVQSYPYGFSSPALAGQSETFDPAQQYGYNAFAASQLQAQRISSLETYGGGLPRIAFKSIDVWANVSGFKCLKAFSDDTAFESEESRFGTIAKELTIRNECAEEIRIVDIAPKEFGRNTLVLSPLATPILAPNSEAKFQLLLQKKQDYSNETGSIKAIGLLIRSQKFMESNALPFRISLGEKAVEGAGVKTSEIELPYCDADGTAKVSFPLLSQDNCSEGYCDAETAAKFLAKKMQDAVKQAQERISASSADAKSFAGCGQGKDYCTFSNMNVASTPFPVFLQNDFVTSAGIENAVKTENISELKGYKIQAGETSEQEISDIAATGLTKQVIMSKPLKGCGRYLLSVKGAVQVKNGQIIKDSFVLLVRHESERKVTGECLNAVQNVSNFLPIDKSYSQSQSFGSWPGMVQPEEGLEEIGKSFSQSLFGSEQRVARTAGGNKIVIKAGETNGSLVKLEIEKTEKSDEPKTVFATIPKVYSEKKKAESQKTGSTNVPATPPGQNAQQPATAKSQSLNWQGNGTAMLQAPGGTQTGTTAPTQPTQTQTPAAAPPAGQAPGNATQGQLPAADITINIKDLKFSPSTVNIQPGQTVEWVNNDTVEHTVTIESIGFNVKLKANEATSHTFTEEGKFDYKCTLHPGMTGTVFVAKAQAQNAGNATQPAEQTQGTALSTSGNIASEAAKAIAELTQHQVDGCISKDESYLLIKSFSQVGSLKIEGDENVTLYVGENCAQLKVVAEVPQKVRLSQDWETHEDKTGIDSVQLRSADGKEIPSTQTIELAKDAKTGNYKYDFKLCVSGNDQFVLAAQTTSPYVNVKAKSVQIKRAGASTANAQPLNEAVATVSIARLQAPGSYGTANAQTQESGSTQSAQQATGNNSGSQGGTASGASADKKPSEWVSEGLLESNSFNVKFSVCGIHPEDLLKKIVGMEPGTYYATVGWKGQPETVSLADVAKALARQKALDAANKAISTPGGPALDKQKTYKEQLNAEKRKAIEAGFLAPCSVAAAICGGMTKAGVGALWDVGLNCVLPASIAAADTFEKGEDAKAFMQRQFDGLKTWFGGKDLQGISADQLSFLDTPQSQDNRDALLDAAVGGATVRTLTRGLETLSFEQQADIVSARWADALVAKSENRGFAQFKGTFKGAMEKRILEAHRLDPKISIDTAAKNALQGSDTLLSEVGTTLLRDPQLRSLRGTPALRTNLLDQIDASARAPLQKAVGDTALPAEFNFKATGLEWDPVGQVTRDGRLITGIDATSGRPLIETAAGSGTSRIVSAAEMDQLIETAGNNIKIGGRVGAFADELTDDVMAQLKNSVSVEQAAKIDGLRAPLREQISRRLETAFSSTATAPEWDGGAFRIKAALSQDEMRRILGSSADSLDRQVVRGALFDDAALRQITESTLSGSATSALDDAAKLGRLDALKRNLRDTFSRKRFWDLAKGLGCSVLSVAAGMEGYDQWMKNMFKAPDKGIDEINGGAKEIDPETGKVLGDSLEVILKKNHTYRIVKTAKGDGGSGATTTIVEVQGAEQFSQMQEELKSGKAKRLDSDCKGEFAQRTLSTVFGSLLPTVEAGADPQEMKIYYDPEAQKAIASASDQTEVEEAAIMAAVLAEMKAKGVDAAEAEKTQEKAETKTPVTGTITLAAGQAQSQASQQREKILAPESILQTAQLLAQLKTQTGSTENALAEFAKTLDPKNSSPLAKWVVEKYQEWKRYSVVAAESAAGAGAGQGGTANVATGGCAPPKQGEKLSMLSERPCLSAEFVDQILASAGSPAAGTGKYFVQYGQQYGIDNAIALAFFKQESTYGKFGVANKTKSVGNIKCPQSTIKYDFMSGAFCGWNSWQGGIEAWFAYIKTSKHYFPQGKTTVDDILPIYAPSSENDTGAYIRNVKADVAKWRSQQGAMQEPADKKKTSAELSGNVKTVPMTNFVSASQAKSVQSNSSSRNGTRIDTIVLHHTAGGNISGALSWWADSHQASSHYIVGKQGEIVEVIPEDKKAWHANCVNGRSIGIEIVNMGNGSDSYPPAQQQAVKQLVQGLAAKYNIAEGNIIGHGCTSTNRLVSEPTGFPRDLGNGLHLYTRDGANSYKCTFKC; from the coding sequence ATGCTGTCTGAAAAAATCGGCTCGTTTTACGCGGGCGTCGAGGACAAGTGGTATGGCTTTCTCGACGCGCTTGACGCCAAGGGCATTCCGGTTTACGGCTATGTCGATGCGCTTGAAAACAGGGGCATTCCAAGCCTGCCGTTCACAATCGGCGTCCTGCTTCTGGTCATTGCCCTGGCATTCGGATTGCTGTTTGTCGGCGGCAGGATTGACGCAAAGGTCAACATTTCCATTGCCGATGATTTGAAGGCTTCTTTGAGCGGCGTCAAGGTAACAGTGTTCGACAATGTTTCGGGCGACAAGCTGGGCGAATCGGCTGTCAGCGGTTCCGGCGCAATCGAACTGAAAGGCATTCCGGTTGGCACGGCAATCCGGATAGTCGGGGAAAAATCCGGGTATAAGAGCGCGGAGGCATCTGCTGCAGTGACTTCGGCAAGCATTCCGGTGCGTCTGAGCCTTGAAAAAAACAGGAATCTCGTCAACGCAAAAATTGTTCTCGTTGATTCCGGAACACAGGACAGGATTAGCGGCGCGCAGATTGTCGCTGAATGGGATGCCGCGGAAACGACTTTCCAGGCCATTCCAGACGGCAACGGCAGCTTTGTCCTCAATGCAGTGCCGGAAAACGAGGAACTGCTTGTCTCGATTTCAGCCGACGGCTATGAGGACTTGCAGCAGCCAATGTCTTTTTCCGGAAATGAGGAAAGAAGCGTTCCATTGAGTCCGAGAAGCGTTGCATTGCAGGGAACGTCCAAGCTCATAGTCTCGGTTTTCGACGATTCCACAAAAGAGCTTGTGAAGGGCGCGAAGGTAACGGTCAAGGACAAGGAAAAGGACATTGTTGTGAGCGACACCATTGCGGCTGACGGCACGGCTGTACTGGACGTGGAGAGGGGCGTTTCCGCGAGGATAATAGTTTCAAAGGACGGCTATCTTGAATATGATTCTCTGTTGGATGGCAAAGCGCTGACAATCAGGAAGGGCGAGGAACAGTTTGAAGTGCAGCTCAAAAAGGGCGGCGAAAAGCTTTCGGTCACGGCTTATTCGAACAGCATTCCATTGCCGGATGTCATAGTGCAGGTTTTTGATGCGAATGGAACGACAGTGCTTGCGTCAAAGCCGACTGGTTTCGGCGGCCTCTCCGAGTTTTCAGGCCTTGAGCCGGGAAAAAAGCTGGTTGTGACGGGCTTCATTGAAAACTATCTGCCCGTTGCCGAAAAGGTCGACCTGGCAACGGCAAAGGAAGCGAGGCTGAATCTCGTTCCGGTTTCGGGCCAGAACGCCTCGACGCTTGAAGCATACATAAAGGATTCAGACGGCGTGCCGGCGAACAACGCAACGGTTTCATTTTACGAGATTCTGCCTGATGAAACGGTTCTTCCGTTGGGGATTCCTGCCCTCACTGCGGACGTGGCAGGCTTTGCATCAGTGAGGGCGCCCGTGAACAAGACCATTCTTGTGAAGGCGAAAAGGGGCATTGAAGAAGGGGATGGAAGGAAAACAATCGAGGCGAACAAGCGCAATGCCGTCAGGATAACTTTGCAGAAGTCCGCATCCGTTGCTGAACTCATTCTTGTTGACGCTGACGGATTGCCGTTAAGCGGAACCATTTCCATAATCTCGGCGAACGGCGAAAACGTTTTTGACGGCAACATCGAGAACGGCAAAGTGCTGTTTGACAACAGGGGCAAAAAGGATTTCAGCGTGCAGATAAAAACCCCGGACGGAAAGACGCTGGCTGCAAAGGTTTCGCTTGACGAACAGAATTCCGCGGAAGTCAGGGCCGGCGATGAAGGGGTTTCGGGCGCCGCGGGCATAGAGCCGGAAATAAGGTTCGTGCGCATTCTCAATGAAAGGAACCAGCCGGTTCAAGGCATAGTGCCGGGAAAGTTTTACTGGCTTGAATTCGAGGCCAAATGGCCGGGCGAAAACTTCAAATCAGGGATACATTTCAGGGCGGGGCCGGACAACGTGAAGTTCGTTGATGCGCAGGACACAGGCATTTACGGCTATGACGCAACCGGCGCAAAGGCCGCGTTCGGCTCGACTTACAATGCCACGCCCTCGCCGGGCAACGAGGGCGTTGACAGGAAAAACCTTTCAAGGCCGGGCCAGCCCGGCAAATGGCTTGAGCTTTCATTCGACAAGCCGGCTGATACTGCAGTCATCAGGGTCAAGGTGATGCTGAAGCCGGGCTCGCAGGCAAAGGAAACCGAATTCCATTACCGAGCATGGGCTGTGGGGGGGCCGAATTATTTCAGGGACCCGGAGGACAGCGTTCTCGGCGGAGACGAGTTCAACCGCAACAGGCTCGGATTGTACGCGGAAACAAAAACCCTTGGCCTGCTTGTTTTCGAATCCGACGCATTGTGCCAGGGGCCGGTCTGCCTCACGTACAAGTTTGTCGCTGACAATGGCGCGCAGATCCTGCCGCAGGACTTCAAGCCTGCAGCGAACAGGAAATTCGCGCTTGAAATCGGCTTGCTTGCAAGCGAACCGGCGAGCGTCACTGTCAAAGCAGACACTTCGAAAACCGACCCGAAGCTCTTCTTCACCGGAAGCGCGAAAGGAACGGCGGAAAACTTTCCCGACACGAACGGAAATGAAACCTCGATCGAAGTTTCAGGCATAAGCGTCGCCGGACAGGAAAGCGCCAAGGCATCGGTTTTCTTCCGCACTGTTGCGGGCGGAAGCGCGTCCATAAAAACGCAGGTCATTGCCGGGCAGGCAGTTGTGCCGCAGGAATTCTCATTCAACATTTTCGAGGAAAAAGGCCTTGACGTCAGCGTAAGGCCTGAAACCATTCTGGCGGGCGAAAGCTTCACTGTTTCAGTTAAGGACGCGCAGACATTGAAGAGCGTTGAAAACGCATTGGTGCAGTTGAAGGACGACCGCGGAAGGGTTGTTGCAAGCGTTGCCGGCAATTCAGGCATCGGCTCCGGCAGGAACGGCGAATTCCTTTTCAGGGGCGCTTTCACTGCAGGCGCCTACACCGCAGAAGTTTCGGCTGAAGGCTATTCTCCGAAGTCCCTGGCCATGGCAATCGGCGGGCTCGATTCATTGCAGTTGACTCCGCAGGAAATAACCCTCAGCATAAACAAGCAGACAAAGGAGGCGAGCGCATTCATTGCATTGCGCAACCTCTCGCGCTATGGCATTGAAAACATTTCATACGAAATGGTCCCGGGGCCGGGCTTTCCGCAGGAAATCCAGCTGACCGCATCGGTGCCGGAAAGCCTTGCGCAATCGCAGTCAAGCCAGGCATCGGTTTCCGCAAAATATTCCGGACCCGAAAGCGCCTCGCTTTTCGGCGAAGCGGACATCATTGTGAAAGGCCTTGCCGGCGGAAGGCAGATGACGGGCGCGAAGGGCAGGATAAAGGTGTACTACAACAAGAGCCTTCCATCCGGCTGCCTGAGGCTTGACAGGGAAAGCCTGCAGGCCTATCTGCTCGGCACTGCGGGCGCGAACAAGAACCTTGACTTGCAGGTCGAGAACAGGTGCGGCACAGACCTTGAACTGCAGGCAAAGGTTCTGGCGAAAAAAAACGATCCCGCACTCCAGGTTCTGGCCCAGCCAATCACCCTGAAAAAGGATGAGACAAAAACCTTCACGATAACATTGAGCAACCGCGTTGAAAGGTTTTTGCCGCAGAAAGAGGAAAGGCAGTTCACGGTCATACTTGAATCAGATTCAATCGCGAAATCCGTGCCATTGAAAGTTGTGCTGTGGGACAGCCGCTTTTCAATCGCCTCGAACGACACAATCGTTCTCTTCCTCAGCCACGACAGGCAGGCGCAGAAAGCGACTGCTGCAGCGCAACTGCACGTTGAAAACGTTTCGCCGTTTGAAATCAGGGCGCTCAGCTTTTCAGTGAGCCCGATGGAAATAGGGCAGAACGGCATAACCCTGGACGTGATGCCGAAAACAGCCGGACTCGAATCGCTCAAGCCGGGGCAGGTGCTTTTGCCCCCGCGCTTTGTCATAGCGGAAACCGGCCAGGACAAGAGCTTTGACAGGCCATTGCGCGGGCAGATAATAATCAACGGCGCAACGGAAGAGTCCGCAACGCCAGTGCAATCGTACCCTTACGGCTTTTCTTCGCCGGCACTGGCAGGCCAAAGCGAAACGTTTGACCCGGCACAGCAGTACGGCTACAACGCCTTTGCGGCAAGCCAGCTGCAGGCGCAGAGGATTTCAAGCCTTGAAACGTATGGCGGGGGGCTGCCAAGAATAGCGTTCAAGTCAATCGACGTCTGGGCGAACGTGTCAGGCTTCAAGTGCCTCAAGGCGTTCTCCGACGACACGGCATTCGAAAGCGAGGAAAGCAGGTTCGGCACGATAGCGAAAGAGCTTACAATCAGGAACGAATGCGCGGAAGAAATCAGGATAGTCGACATTGCGCCCAAGGAATTCGGGCGCAACACCCTTGTGCTGAGCCCGCTTGCAACCCCCATACTGGCGCCGAATTCGGAAGCTAAATTCCAGCTGTTGCTGCAGAAAAAACAGGATTATTCAAACGAAACCGGCAGCATAAAGGCAATCGGCCTGCTCATCCGAAGCCAGAAGTTCATGGAAAGCAATGCCCTTCCCTTCAGGATCAGCCTCGGGGAAAAAGCTGTTGAAGGCGCGGGAGTCAAGACATCCGAAATAGAACTGCCTTACTGCGACGCTGATGGCACGGCAAAGGTTTCATTCCCGCTGCTTTCGCAGGACAACTGTTCCGAGGGCTACTGCGACGCTGAAACAGCTGCAAAGTTTTTGGCGAAAAAAATGCAGGATGCTGTGAAGCAGGCGCAGGAAAGGATTTCAGCATCATCAGCGGATGCGAAAAGCTTTGCGGGCTGCGGGCAGGGAAAGGATTACTGCACGTTTTCGAACATGAACGTTGCCTCGACTCCGTTCCCGGTTTTCCTGCAGAACGACTTTGTCACAAGCGCAGGCATTGAAAACGCAGTCAAAACCGAAAACATTTCCGAACTGAAAGGCTACAAGATCCAGGCCGGCGAAACAAGCGAACAGGAAATATCGGACATTGCCGCGACCGGCCTCACAAAACAGGTAATCATGTCAAAGCCGCTCAAAGGCTGCGGCAGATACCTGCTTTCCGTGAAAGGCGCGGTGCAGGTCAAGAACGGCCAGATCATCAAGGACAGCTTTGTACTGCTTGTCAGGCATGAAAGCGAAAGGAAAGTGACAGGCGAATGCCTGAATGCCGTGCAGAACGTTTCCAACTTTTTGCCGATAGACAAAAGCTATTCGCAAAGCCAAAGCTTCGGCTCCTGGCCCGGCATGGTCCAGCCGGAAGAAGGCCTTGAAGAAATCGGGAAAAGCTTTTCGCAAAGCCTTTTCGGTTCGGAGCAGAGGGTTGCGCGCACGGCAGGCGGAAACAAGATTGTCATCAAGGCCGGAGAAACCAACGGCAGCCTGGTCAAGCTTGAAATAGAAAAAACCGAAAAATCAGACGAACCGAAAACAGTGTTCGCGACGATCCCGAAAGTTTATTCTGAAAAAAAGAAAGCGGAAAGCCAGAAAACCGGCAGCACGAATGTTCCGGCAACGCCGCCAGGCCAGAATGCACAGCAGCCCGCAACCGCAAAATCGCAATCATTGAACTGGCAGGGCAATGGAACTGCAATGCTGCAGGCGCCAGGCGGAACGCAAACAGGCACGACTGCGCCAACGCAGCCCACGCAAACGCAAACCCCTGCAGCTGCCCCGCCCGCGGGACAGGCGCCGGGCAATGCAACGCAGGGACAGCTGCCCGCAGCAGACATCACAATCAACATAAAGGACTTGAAGTTCAGCCCGTCAACAGTCAACATCCAGCCCGGACAGACCGTTGAATGGGTGAACAACGACACTGTCGAGCACACAGTTACAATCGAGTCCATCGGCTTCAACGTGAAACTCAAGGCAAACGAGGCGACATCGCACACTTTCACCGAGGAAGGCAAATTCGATTACAAGTGCACCTTGCATCCCGGAATGACGGGCACTGTTTTCGTTGCAAAGGCGCAGGCGCAGAACGCGGGCAATGCAACACAGCCCGCGGAGCAGACGCAAGGCACTGCGCTTTCGACTTCCGGAAACATCGCATCGGAAGCGGCAAAGGCAATCGCCGAACTCACACAGCACCAGGTTGACGGCTGCATTTCAAAGGACGAAAGCTATCTGCTCATAAAAAGCTTTTCACAGGTCGGAAGCCTCAAAATAGAGGGCGACGAGAACGTAACGCTTTACGTGGGCGAAAACTGCGCGCAATTGAAGGTTGTGGCGGAAGTCCCGCAGAAAGTGCGCCTGTCGCAGGACTGGGAAACGCACGAGGACAAAACAGGAATAGATTCAGTGCAATTGCGCTCGGCCGACGGAAAAGAAATCCCTTCAACCCAGACAATCGAACTCGCGAAGGACGCGAAAACCGGCAACTACAAATACGATTTCAAATTATGCGTTTCCGGCAACGACCAGTTTGTTTTGGCGGCGCAGACCACCTCGCCTTATGTGAACGTGAAGGCGAAAAGCGTTCAGATAAAAAGGGCTGGCGCGTCCACGGCAAACGCACAGCCACTGAATGAGGCGGTTGCAACTGTTTCAATCGCAAGGCTGCAGGCCCCGGGCAGTTATGGCACGGCAAATGCACAAACGCAGGAATCCGGCTCAACGCAATCAGCACAGCAGGCAACAGGAAACAATTCCGGATCACAGGGAGGCACTGCATCCGGAGCAAGCGCGGACAAAAAGCCATCCGAATGGGTTTCCGAAGGACTGCTTGAAAGCAATTCCTTCAACGTAAAATTCAGCGTTTGCGGAATCCATCCGGAAGACCTGCTCAAAAAAATTGTCGGCATGGAGCCGGGCACGTATTATGCAACGGTCGGATGGAAAGGCCAGCCGGAAACAGTGAGCCTGGCGGATGTGGCAAAGGCTTTGGCAAGGCAGAAGGCATTGGATGCGGCAAACAAGGCAATCAGCACTCCCGGCGGGCCGGCATTGGACAAGCAGAAAACCTACAAGGAACAATTGAATGCGGAAAAAAGAAAGGCGATTGAAGCAGGGTTCCTGGCACCGTGCAGTGTAGCGGCAGCGATTTGCGGCGGGATGACAAAGGCGGGTGTGGGCGCATTGTGGGATGTGGGCCTGAACTGCGTTTTGCCCGCGTCGATTGCCGCAGCGGACACGTTTGAAAAAGGCGAGGACGCAAAGGCGTTCATGCAAAGGCAGTTTGACGGACTCAAAACATGGTTTGGAGGCAAGGACTTGCAGGGAATAAGCGCGGACCAGCTTTCATTCCTCGACACTCCGCAGAGCCAGGACAACAGGGACGCGCTGCTTGACGCGGCGGTTGGCGGCGCCACGGTGAGAACGCTTACAAGGGGACTTGAAACCCTAAGCTTCGAACAGCAGGCAGACATTGTTTCGGCAAGATGGGCTGACGCGCTTGTCGCAAAAAGCGAGAACCGCGGCTTTGCGCAGTTCAAAGGCACTTTCAAGGGCGCAATGGAAAAAAGGATTCTGGAAGCGCACAGGCTCGACCCCAAAATATCAATCGACACTGCGGCCAAGAACGCTTTGCAGGGCTCTGACACACTCCTGAGCGAGGTTGGCACGACCCTCCTGAGGGACCCGCAACTCAGAAGCTTGCGCGGAACTCCGGCCCTGAGAACAAACCTGTTGGACCAGATCGACGCGTCTGCAAGAGCGCCATTGCAGAAAGCCGTTGGCGACACTGCATTGCCTGCTGAATTCAATTTCAAGGCAACCGGCCTGGAATGGGACCCGGTCGGGCAAGTGACAAGGGATGGAAGACTGATAACAGGAATCGACGCCACAAGCGGCAGGCCATTGATTGAAACCGCCGCAGGCAGCGGAACTTCAAGGATTGTAAGCGCAGCTGAAATGGACCAATTGATTGAAACTGCAGGCAACAACATCAAAATCGGCGGCAGGGTTGGCGCGTTCGCCGACGAACTCACGGATGACGTGATGGCGCAATTGAAAAACAGCGTTTCAGTAGAGCAGGCCGCAAAAATCGACGGGCTCAGGGCACCGCTCAGGGAGCAGATAAGCAGAAGGCTTGAAACCGCGTTCAGCAGCACTGCAACAGCGCCAGAATGGGATGGCGGCGCTTTCAGGATAAAGGCGGCTTTGTCGCAGGATGAAATGAGAAGAATTTTGGGTTCAAGCGCTGACAGCCTTGACAGGCAGGTTGTGAGGGGCGCGTTGTTCGACGATGCTGCGCTCAGGCAGATTACCGAATCCACGCTAAGCGGAAGCGCCACCTCTGCATTGGACGACGCCGCAAAACTCGGCAGGCTTGACGCGCTCAAGCGCAATTTGAGGGACACTTTCAGCAGGAAACGGTTCTGGGATCTGGCGAAAGGCCTTGGCTGTAGCGTGCTCTCGGTTGCAGCCGGCATGGAAGGCTATGACCAGTGGATGAAAAACATGTTCAAGGCGCCGGACAAGGGCATTGATGAAATAAACGGCGGGGCAAAGGAAATCGACCCCGAAACAGGCAAAGTGTTGGGCGACAGCCTTGAAGTGATTCTCAAGAAAAACCACACTTACAGGATTGTCAAGACAGCGAAAGGCGATGGCGGCAGCGGTGCAACAACGACGATAGTTGAAGTTCAGGGCGCAGAGCAGTTCAGCCAGATGCAGGAAGAGCTGAAAAGCGGAAAGGCAAAGCGCCTTGACTCGGACTGCAAAGGAGAATTCGCGCAAAGGACCCTGAGCACGGTTTTCGGCTCATTGCTGCCGACGGTTGAAGCGGGCGCAGACCCGCAGGAAATGAAAATTTATTATGACCCGGAAGCGCAGAAAGCAATTGCATCAGCTTCCGACCAGACCGAAGTGGAAGAAGCTGCGATAATGGCTGCAGTGCTTGCGGAAATGAAGGCGAAAGGCGTTGACGCGGCGGAGGCTGAGAAAACGCAGGAAAAAGCGGAAACGAAAACCCCTGTCACCGGAACAATTACTCTTGCCGCAGGCCAGGCGCAAAGCCAGGCTTCGCAGCAGCGCGAAAAAATCCTCGCGCCGGAATCAATACTGCAAACAGCGCAGTTGCTTGCACAGCTCAAAACCCAGACGGGGAGCACGGAAAATGCTTTGGCTGAATTCGCCAAAACCCTTGACCCGAAAAACTCTTCCCCGCTGGCAAAATGGGTTGTCGAAAAATACCAGGAATGGAAACGCTACAGCGTTGTGGCCGCTGAAAGCGCTGCAGGTGCGGGCGCAGGCCAGGGCGGAACCGCGAATGTTGCAACCGGCGGCTGCGCCCCGCCCAAGCAGGGCGAAAAACTTTCAATGCTGAGCGAGAGGCCGTGCCTTTCAGCCGAATTCGTGGACCAAATCCTTGCAAGCGCAGGCTCTCCCGCAGCAGGAACAGGAAAATATTTCGTGCAATACGGCCAGCAGTACGGCATTGACAACGCAATCGCGCTTGCGTTCTTCAAGCAGGAATCAACATACGGAAAATTCGGGGTCGCAAATAAAACAAAAAGCGTCGGAAACATAAAATGCCCGCAAAGCACAATCAAATACGATTTCATGAGCGGAGCCTTTTGCGGATGGAATTCATGGCAGGGCGGAATAGAGGCGTGGTTCGCTTACATCAAAACCTCAAAGCATTATTTCCCGCAGGGCAAAACAACCGTTGACGACATACTGCCAATTTATGCGCCGTCAAGCGAAAACGACACCGGGGCATACATCCGCAACGTGAAAGCCGACGTCGCAAAATGGCGGAGCCAGCAGGGCGCAATGCAGGAGCCTGCGGATAAAAAAAAAACTTCAGCTGAACTGAGTGGCAATGTCAAAACCGTTCCCATGACAAACTTTGTTTCCGCAAGCCAGGCAAAATCAGTGCAGTCGAATTCGAGTTCAAGGAACGGCACGCGGATTGACACTATAGTCCTGCATCACACCGCGGGCGGGAACATTTCCGGCGCGTTAAGCTGGTGGGCCGACTCCCACCAGGCAAGCTCGCATTACATTGTCGGAAAGCAGGGCGAAATAGTCGAAGTGATTCCCGAAGACAAGAAGGCTTGGCACGCAAACTGCGTGAACGGAAGGTCAATAGGAATAGAAATAGTCAACATGGGCAACGGCTCTGATTCCTATCCCCCGGCACAGCAGCAGGCAGTGAAACAGCTCGTGCAGGGCCTTGCCGCAAAATACAACATTGCCGAAGGGAACATCATCGGGCACGGCTGCACTTCAACAAACAGGTTGGTTTCCGAGCCGACGGGGTTTCCGCGCGATTTGGGAAACGGCCTGCACCTTTACACCAGGGACGGCGCGAACAGTTACAAGTGCACTTTCAAATGCTGA
- a CDS encoding exosortase/archaeosortase family protein: protein MDVEEAKKAGRFVLTFAAAYIAILFLSGILLPLQAIEALVANAVMLVLSLFGFSGKIVLQEPVLMQFSNGVVAQISELCTGKTETLIIVAAILSSWGISWKKRVAGAFVGVAVAFAFNIARIAITVAVISAGGDLQLVEFTHNVLFRLTLFVVIAGFYALWFLWATGKIKCQFLRR from the coding sequence TTGGATGTTGAAGAAGCGAAAAAAGCCGGAAGGTTCGTCCTGACTTTCGCGGCCGCGTACATTGCAATCCTGTTTTTGTCGGGCATCCTGCTGCCGTTGCAGGCAATCGAAGCGCTTGTGGCGAATGCCGTGATGCTCGTGCTTTCTCTTTTCGGCTTTTCAGGAAAAATCGTTTTGCAGGAACCGGTGCTGATGCAGTTTTCGAACGGCGTTGTCGCGCAGATTTCAGAACTTTGCACGGGCAAAACCGAAACCCTGATTATTGTGGCTGCAATTCTTTCTTCCTGGGGCATTTCGTGGAAGAAAAGAGTTGCGGGCGCATTTGTGGGGGTTGCAGTCGCATTCGCTTTCAACATCGCGCGCATTGCAATAACGGTTGCAGTGATTTCCGCTGGCGGGGATTTGCAGCTGGTTGAATTCACGCACAACGTCCTGTTCAGGCTGACATTGTTTGTTGTCATCGCCGGATTCTACGCTTTGTGGTTTTTGTGGGCGACGGGAAAAATAAAATGCCAATTCCTGCGGCGATAA